tatttaacgaaCGTAGCGCGTATAGATTTACGAAGAAGCTGTATCGTTTAGGTATATAATAATATCGAGAAGCGAGAAATTTTAAAAAGTTACTCTCTAATATCGCAAATGATTATTAgctgtaaataattatttaccGATGACGTATACGAAGGAGTAATTAAAATGTAAAGTTATTAATATCAAATTGGGTCACGTCGTACAATCGGAAGATCCGGCTATTGGAAGGTCTCCTCCCTATTGATATTTAACCGAAATAATACCTACACTGAAAAACCGGTTacaagaagaaattgaaagataaTTTACAAAGATGATTCTACTTTCTAAATTAAGAAGAATAGTTAATATTATTCGATCCACTTAGATCTACATCAGAAATATCGCTTCGGAATTAATTACACACGGATATATACGAGATTAGTAGTAGAAACACGGATTAAAAGATTAGTAGAAAGGATTAAAAGATTACAGATATATtgagaataataaaaatgtattttataacgtaactcACGCTGGTTGATCCTATTTCTCAGTTGCAACGATTACTTTCGTCACGAATTAATCAACGTGGCTGATCTCGTTTGGGTATTAGCAATCAATGTTCGTTCCTTCGCGTATCAAGCGTAATACATAGTAACGTCTGCGAAGGCGGCCCGAACAATTGATACGGCATAAAAATGGGCGCAACTTGAAAACAAGGTCagacgaaacgaacgtttatacGAAGAGTCCTTGTATCGTGTTTGTACGACGAGCTTTAGTTCGGTAAAAGTACTTTAGACGTTGCATCCTTATTTTTCCATGCCTAGTACCAACTCGAGAAACGGAGAATGCCGATCGATACTCGTTCGGGAATAAACGAATCCGTGATTAATGTAAGCAGCGCTTGACAAATATAATCGAGCGTGAAATTGGTCTATTGAAACGACGATGGAGTTCTGCACCGAGTAGTATCTACCTATACGTATACGTGAAAAACATAGCGAATCTTGAAACATATGAATTTCTCAATTACTCAGTTGCGGAGAAAGTTGTACCTCTTTTTAAAGTTGCAGTAGCTGCTTAAAATTATACAGTTGTAATACCGTTGTTGGAGATAATTAGGCAAGCGGATTCGAGTTTGTTGTCGGAAGAAATATTTAGCGATACTTTCGGAAATGTTGGTATGCTATAAAACTAAAATTTAGATATTCGGcaagaaattgaatttttaaaatcaaAAGAACGTTGTTCGTTGCTGATGATGTTAAAGTTACGTTCTATTCTCGAAAAGTTTGTAAATAATTCATTTAGAAGCTGGTTTTGGAGTGCATGCTATATAAATAATTGGTTAAAAACGTGACGCTTAGATGAACTGAATTATCCTTTTGATTATGCATCGAAGCGAGTAATGTATTTGCAGTTTAGAGACTTTTATAAATCTTCTTGGAGTATGCTTGTGCGTGTGCGCGTGTGTGTCATAGTAAAATTTAGAATGTACATAAATACGACGTAATCGCGAGAGAGATAtagaatatttctattaataatGAAAACGACGTTGGGCATTATAAGGATATCCATTCGTACTAAGATACTTTGGAACTTTCTGTAAACACGGTGGACGAAGGACATGGACGGAAAAATAAggtttatcgaataataaagTGTAATTAGTGGATGCACGATTCCCTTCTGCAAGTTCTCCGCTTATTGATTTATGgattaaaataaaacatttctcGCGTCATAACGACCATTATAGAGATATACGGATTAATAATGATACGTTCTATTCGACTCATGGTTTCCGAGTCTTTGGTTTTATTTACGGATCATCGCGTCTACTGTAACGAATATTGGCAAACTATCGTAAAAATTAACAGACTGCGTCGAACGATCCTTTTCGATTAAATTGGATTAGACGTAAATCTCTTTTTTTAGAGCTATCGATGAGACTAAACATATAATAGAGACTGTCGTAAAGTCGTGTCAAGTTGGAACCAGATTTTAACACCTTTACGATCGATATCCGTCTAAGATGAAGGAGCACGCTATTGTTTCTATACTTTGCAGATTTTAACATCTTTACCATTCGTCTAAAGCGAGGCAGAATATTACGACTTCTGTACTTTCCAATTAACTATCGATTCATCAACTATCAACAAATACAGAAAATGCATAAAATTAATTCGGACGAAACATGGATAAATCGGTTAAAATTACTTTTCCAGTTGTTATCTTTCCACGGATCGATCGCATTCGCGATTTATGGAAATTCATTTGAACAAAAACACAGAGTAGGACGCGAAGAATAGCGAGCTAAATTTTCTTTAAGCCTGTGAACTTAACAACGAGCAACATCGCGATTAAAAACGAATGCCCGTAATATTAAAAGCTCTGTTTATAATATCAGAAATCGGAACGACAAATCGGCTTTTCGTCCGAATTCTTAGCAAataaatattacgaaataatatcggatttataaatattaaattgatattaaaatatcgcacaCCGTAATACATCGAATCGTAGAGAATCACCGGACGTAACAAAAATATTACGTACGAATCGTAATTTCTCGCATATCTCCGAAGCGAATCCTTTTGACTTTTTCGACCATTGGTCTCACGAATCTTGGATAATAAACGTCACGATGCACCGCCGATAACACGTCGCATAAAGTAACGTATGTATATTTCGATCGCAGAATACACCGCAAGAGCCGAAGCAGTACCGTTCGCCGTATGGGTGCCTGGGTTGACGATCGTTTCGCGGAGGAGGAGGCGGTCCCGATTAACCAGGGCCCGAGAAGAAGGAAAGCGTCCTGCATCCTGGGCCACGTTTGCGATGGTGGCGGCCCAGATGCGATTCACCAGCGTACAACGAAGAACTTTAAGAATTCGTGCAGATCGTCAGCGTCGTTGTTGCCGTTACGCCGTCAGTTTACTAGGCAGCTCTACGAGTGGCCCGGTTTACCATTGTTTAAATCAAGGACGAAACTAGATCAGTTTTGAATCGATCGCGCGAATCGCGATCAAATTTAACCGTGATATGACTTTTTTTCTAGCGGCGCGCGTGTTTTTAAGTGCTACGAGAAGGTAGAGGATATAAAAggataagaagaagaagaagaagataaacggGGTATATGTTTGATCTAATTTACACGGAGATCGACaaaacgagaaacaaaaaaaagaaagaaaaagaggtaGTTCAATCGTTAAACGAGAAAAAAGAATAGGTTCGATGTCGTTGCGTCGGCCGTTCGAGGACTGCGCTTAAACAGCAGAGTCCTCCTTGTTCTTGGTACCATCATCATGGCCGAGTGGGCCAAGTTCAATGGCGAGGAGAAGCTGACTCAATCGAGCAACACGATCGAGACAGAGAGCAATAACAAAGAGGAGGAGGACGGTACCGGTGGATCGCGTGGTGACTCGAGAAACGCCGAGGTGATAGCACGAAAAAGCGACGAGGAGTTGTTGATCGAGAAAAGACGTTCTTCCGTAAACAGGACTCCTCAAGAAACGCCGCGTAAAACGGAGTCGCGAAAAGCTAGCGACGCGACCTCGTCAGAACTAAATTCTTTGGTGAAGAACGCGTCACGGTTGAGAAAAAATTCCGATCAGATCGGAATTCTTACCGAGGAGCGATCCAAGATATCGAACGATCAGAGCTACGTGAACGATGCGGCGATCGAGAAGGACGAGGAGATACGAAATTGTTTGGAGAAAACGTTCGATGCTTACAACGAGCCTGGCTCGAAGATTCGACAGGAAGCTAGGCACGAATTGAGAGAATCGAAAGAATCGCAGAACTCGGTGAAAAAGCCTGACAGTTTGTACAAGGACAACGTTGCCAGCCCGCCGAAGCGTAAGAGCGTTTTCGCAGAACGAAGTTCGATTTTTGGCTCTCCGACGAAGATCTTGTCGAAGAATCGTTCGCCGTCCGAGAAGAGTACCGAGAAGTTGGTTAACGGGAAATCGCCGCGGGAGGACAAGCAACAACATCATGTGCAATTTAACAAAGACGCGAAGAAGCAGCAGTCCAGGGAGCAGAGGCCGCAATCGAGCCCTTCGCTACCACCGTCGACCACCAGCAGTTCCGAGGATAATTCCAGCTTGGGGCAATTGTGCGAGGCTACACCACCTGATGGCGGTTGGGGATGGGTGGTCGTCGCAGCTTCCTTCATGGTTAACCTCATAGCCGACGGTATTACGTTCTCGTTCGGCGTGATCTACGTGGAATTTCTCAACTATTTCGGCGAAGGGAAATCGAAGACGGCCTGGATCGGCAGCTTGTTCATGGCGATGCCGTTGTTGTCGGGCCCCGTGGCCAGTTTCCTCACGGACAGATACGGTTGTCGAAGAGTTTCTATAGCGGGCAGTATCCTAGCGGCGGCCGGTTTCGTTATAAGTTCTTTCGCAAACTCCATGGAGGTTCTGATATTCACTTTCGGTGTTCTCGCTGGCTTCGGTTTGTCCTTGTGTTTCGTGGCAGCCGTGGTGATCGTCGCTTACTACTTCGATAAGAAGAGATCTTTCGCGACAGGTTTGTCCGTCTGCGGTAGCGGTATAGGAACGTTCATCTTTGCCCCGGTTACGCAGTACCTGCTGGCTGAATACGGCTGGCGGGGAACCACGCTGATATTGGCCGGTCTGTTCCTCAATCTGGCTGTTTGCGGCTGTCTTATGAGGGATCTCGAATGGACCACCACCAGAGCGAAGGCGAAGACCGAGGAGAGACGGAAAAATCGCGAGAAAAAGAGAACCAGGATACAGAGCTCGAGCGTGGACTCGTTCTCCGCGAATAGTTCGCTGAACACCCTCACGATCATGGAGAATCTTCGGACTcaagaggaagaggaggaggaaggTGAAAAGCTATTTTCCAGTCTGGTAAGCTTACCCACGTTCGTGAAGAACGGCGAAAAGGTACCGTTGGAGGTATTGGAACTACTTAGTACTCGTAAAAACGTGTACAACGTGTTACTGCAAAATTATCCGAGTCTGCTCATCTCCTCGAGGAGCTTCAGCGATTCCGGGCCGCTTCACGATCAGCTGAGCACACCTTCGGCCAGATTCGTGCCCACGCCGAGCTCTTTGTCCGAGTTAAAGAGCGAGGAAAACAAGGACAAGGTCTTGCCCAACGACGAGCAAACTCTTCGACAGCAAACGGACGCCGCTTGGCGATTGTGGTGGTTGAAGAAGATCAATCTGGATAGCTCGTTGAGAAGATCCAGCACTCTCGAGCATACCAGGAGACTACCTACTGCCTATCTGAAGGATATCAGAGTGCATAGACAGAGCCTTACGTATAGAGGTGCTATGTTGAATATAAATCGATATCGACTCAGGGCATCCAGTTGTCCGGATATTTATAGGAACTCGATGACCACCATAGCTAGAACCAAACTCGTTTGGTACGCCGGTCTCTGGGAATTCTGGGACCTCATCGTCGATATGCTCGATTTTTCTCATTTCGCTGATTCGCGTTTCTTGCTGTTCGCCATTAGCAATTTTCTCCTACATACCTGGTACGACGTGCCCTACGTCTATTTGACGGACAACGCGATCGAGATGGGCTTTAGCGAAACCGACGCATCTATTTTAATATCGGTCATAGGAATAACCAACATGGGTGGCGAGGTAAGAACAATCTTCGATTCTGAATTTAATGGCCGTTTTGAATTTTTCACCGAACCGCGAGCAACGCTTTTCTTTCGTTGGAAAGTAGAAAGTACATTCATCGGCTATTAATATATTCTTCGTTAATCGATTTCTTAGAATATCCTTATATACCGAGTCTTATATACGGAGCGATCCGATAATTTACCGTTCTTTCTTCTTCGTATCAATTTTTATCGACTATCAGAAATTGCCATTCTAGTTACTTGTTATCGcgagataaaatatttttattcgaataatttaattacaatgGCGATTAAACATAGAGTTGTAATGTATTTGCTTTAACGCACGGCGTTTCTTATTccaacctttttttttttttataagtgAACCGACTAGTTTATGCGCAAACCTAAATTTTCCAATGCCTCGGGCTTTGTTCGTCGAGCGAAACGTTCGAAATCTTTctcgatgaaaataaaaaatttcccAAGGGACGAAATTTCGTTTTCCAAGTTTCGGCAAGTCGATGATCCAGTTTGCCTCCgaacaattagtaccgttattATTACGATTCGATATCTGCACGTTATTCGGAATCGATCGTTGTCTAAACGTAGGACAAGTATGGCACGACCATCGCACGATTTTAGCGCACAATATCAATTTATCTATTCGAAGGCTATTTCAAGCACGTATAACGATGTTTATCGATGTATGTCAAAGAATTTGAAATTCCAATAGTTGCAAACGATGCTTATTCTTTTCACTTCCTCTTACGTTTAATCGCAATTTTACGGTAACAGTTGTTATTGTGAAGACGCAACGATCATGGATACTTTAAATCTAACAATGACGACGCGTTACTTAATATTATCGTGTCGCACGAACCAACATGTCGATAATTCCAAATATCGATGTTCATTGTTCGGTGGGTTCTCCTTTGCACCGTTACTTTCTTCCTTCGTGTGTTCCGATATTAGTTTGTCTCGCCGTTATTTATCCCTCGATCAAGAATGGTTATTTCCGCCTGCCGATTCATCGAGACATCCATTCCTGGAACAGCTGTTTTCTGTGTCTATGAgcgaaatttttgaaaattttagatctCATAATCGCTTTGTACCTTCGTACGGCTTCGAAAcgatatttgaaattaaatCCCCACTGGAATCTTACGCAACGATCGATCGGCGTCTATCCGTTAATCTTGTAaaaacgttgcatattattttGTATTACGCGTTATAATTCGTACTATGTAATTATCTGTATCTATTACTGCATTTTCTGCGAcgtttgtattttatatatttttgcaaattGAAATTTCTCGCATACACGTAAACAGATAGACGCGTCTTAATAGCTTAAGAATTCATAATCTTTGATCTTGGTCAatattttccataaaaattCGATTTTTTATTTGGATTTACCTAGCTGTTAACGATCGAAAAACTTGAAAGAATTTTTCCGGAAACTCTGCTCTCTGGTGTAAACGGGCAACGTCCACGCAGGGTCGAACGTTTTTGTTCAACCTAAAAAGCTTCTTGAAGGTCTGGCATCGCGTCAATACCGCCTTAGGTCAATCAGTGACGTATCTAGTTCCTTTCACCCTCTCTGATCTCGTTTGATCGCAAACTCTCTTTAATCCCGAGTTTGCGTCACGCGAAAGGGTTAGACTAGACTTGCGTCGGTGCGATTAACATAGAAACAATTCCGAGAAAAGTTACATAGTTCCTTATCGATTCAGCGAAGTCAAATACGTGGAAGATGCATTAGAAACGATCCTTAAGACATCGTACATCAGAGACACCGTAGATCGTTCGCGTCCTATAGACAATTCTCTCCTCAAACTCGTAACATTTTTtgcatatataaaataaacgtaATGGTTCGAGTCATCGATTTTATATGCAGCTTTGGAAATTATAGTTTTGTAAATATTTGCTTTGTGTTAGAGGATGTTAACGCATCGTTGGCCAGTCACGGCTGAACTCGTAATTTCATGCATAAAGTAAAAGTTGCTCGATTTTGCATAAAACAGGCGGTGGTGCGCGTTAATCTTTACATAAAATAACCGGTCAACAACGTGTTTATACTTGCTATctattactatttttttttttttttttttttttttttttttttttttttttttttttttttaagtataaTCGTTCTACGATTTTCCCGACTCTAGAacttgaaataataattttataaggaaAGTTGAATGTATTCTCACTTCACTTCtggaaattttataaatgttaaaaatggACAATATTTTTCAGATTCTGCTTGGTTGGGCAGGAGACAGAGCATGGGTAAACGCATCTATCGTATATGCAGTATGCATGGCATTTTGTGGCGCGGTGACGGCTTTAATACCCATGGTAATTGGTAATTACTATGCCTTATGCGCGATCTCTGGTGCTTTTGGATTATTCATCGGGGCAAACTACAGTCTTACCAGCATCATCCTCGTCGAACTGATTACGCTGGAAAGATTCACAAACGCGTATGGCCTTCTACTCTTGGTCCAGGGTGTTGCAAATCTTATGGGTCCTCCGTTGGCCGGTAAGGAGAAACTCTAGTTACGAGTTGCTCATTTTTCCACGAAACGGAACGATTAATACCtcctctgttatttttataattctagGTAGCATAAAACCAATGTTGcgtaattaaataaatagaatgtttgaaaattaacgatgaaatttaagatattaatttaaaaaaatgtttcattatttattatttgttatattaaaaGACCTAAAGCTAGATCGAAGCTTTCCTCAGATTCGTAAACAAAATTCTAATTTCTACTGTCATacaattacatattataatttaatacatatttttacGTATTTGCGATAGACACGATAAACGATTATATTCCTACGAATACTTGAAACAATTGGTTTACGCTAAAATGTCAGAGGGTGGCAGGATAAATTACCGGTAACTTTGTCCGTGTTACCTCGGGTGCTCTATGTGAATTATACGATCGTAATAGCTTTAAAGTTCCATGACCCGGATTGAGCGTCGTGTAATTACGGCCAAACTTCCATTGCTTGACAACCGAGAAAATTCGGCCGAATGCACCGCCCATCTTACGGAACATATCGATGCCTGAGTACGCAAAACGTATTTTCATTGTTTCAGGATGGCTTTACGATATCACGGGGACGTACGATTTGTCGTTCTACTTAGCCGGTTTCTTCATTGCGTTGAGCGGAGTTCTCTTACTGGCGATGCCTTTAATTAGCCTATACCGGAAATGTTTGCACGGATCGAGGAAAGAGGAAACTGACGAAGATTTTGCAAACGTGAACAGAGTCTGAACGATGACGGCGACCGATCACGTTAATTATTTCTAAGAAAACTATAATACGATCATCGATAATGCGATACCGATATACATCGATCTGTAATTTATGTTATCGATTTAATGGAATTTATGGAAACGCAACGTTTTCAACCAAAAGGAATTGCAATTAGCAACTGTGCAATTAGTTTTACAGCGGTATGTTTTTCCCGCGTTGCGCTGTAAACCCATCGCGTATTTTACATTCAATTGAACGTTCGTGGTTCCTTCGTAGAATAGCGTATATACAAGCTAATTAAACGGTTCAGCGCGTTAAGTGATTTatctaaataaaaatagaagTAACGTTTCTTCAGGCATCTTCTTTCATTAAGGATTTATATGTCCTTTGAGTTTCGCGCGTGTTCGAACgacgaacgatcgatcgattcaaTGTACAAATAAAAAAGATTGACAATTATCGCTAGTGTCCAAAGATAATATTACGAACGATCTGAAAAGAAATACTTCGATACGTAGACTGATCAAATAGTGAATTAACGAGCACTGTACGATCGCTGTTTGTCATTTAACATCCGATGATATTTACACGAATATCGTATTCACTTTGTACTCAGCAGTCTCAATAATTGTGCTAGCAACGATGCTAGACAAAAGTGGGGGCGAAAATGTTGCTAATTTTACAAAGTTTGAAATACTATTAATCGCtgaaataactaaaaaatgaTATGTAATGAGGAACAGAAGTTTACGATTAATCATAGGCGATGTCACGATAAAAGTAACGTATAAATTGAAATAAGCTTGCTTTAGCAATAAAGAGCACACACTTTTCGAATCGGTTTCAACGTCAAGTGTGATTGATAATTAAGAAAAGTTTGAATCTCAGGATAATAGATAAACGATAAACCA
This portion of the Bombus affinis isolate iyBomAffi1 chromosome 1, iyBomAffi1.2, whole genome shotgun sequence genome encodes:
- the LOC126916553 gene encoding uncharacterized protein LOC126916553, with amino-acid sequence MAEWAKFNGEEKLTQSSNTIETESNNKEEEDGTGGSRGDSRNAEVIARKSDEELLIEKRRSSVNRTPQETPRKTESRKASDATSSELNSLVKNASRLRKNSDQIGILTEERSKISNDQSYVNDAAIEKDEEIRNCLEKTFDAYNEPGSKIRQEARHELRESKESQNSVKKPDSLYKDNVASPPKRKSVFAERSSIFGSPTKILSKNRSPSEKSTEKLVNGKSPREDKQQHHVQFNKDAKKQQSREQRPQSSPSLPPSTTSSSEDNSSLGQLCEATPPDGGWGWVVVAASFMVNLIADGITFSFGVIYVEFLNYFGEGKSKTAWIGSLFMAMPLLSGPVASFLTDRYGCRRVSIAGSILAAAGFVISSFANSMEVLIFTFGVLAGFGLSLCFVAAVVIVAYYFDKKRSFATGLSVCGSGIGTFIFAPVTQYLLAEYGWRGTTLILAGLFLNLAVCGCLMRDLEWTTTRAKAKTEERRKNREKKRTRIQSSSVDSFSANSSLNTLTIMENLRTQEEEEEEGEKLFSSLVSLPTFVKNGEKVPLEVLELLSTRKNVYNVLLQNYPSLLISSRSFSDSGPLHDQLSTPSARFVPTPSSLSELKSEENKDKVLPNDEQTLRQQTDAAWRLWWLKKINLDSSLRRSSTLEHTRRLPTAYLKDIRVHRQSLTYRGAMLNINRYRLRASSCPDIYRNSMTTIARTKLVWYAGLWEFWDLIVDMLDFSHFADSRFLLFAISNFLLHTWYDVPYVYLTDNAIEMGFSETDASILISVIGITNMGGEILLGWAGDRAWVNASIVYAVCMAFCGAVTALIPMVIGNYYALCAISGAFGLFIGANYSLTSIILVELITLERFTNAYGLLLLVQGVANLMGPPLAGWLYDITGTYDLSFYLAGFFIALSGVLLLAMPLISLYRKCLHGSRKEETDEDFANVNRV